Proteins encoded in a region of the Vicinamibacterales bacterium genome:
- a CDS encoding SRPBCC family protein yields AVAEVFDFVADECNEPTYNAQMRLAEKISEGPIGVGTQYRAEVVSGGRPVSMVIEFKKYERPRLLASKTTMPSMDIAYTLTFEPVSEGTRMAWSGEIEPHGMLKLMGPLVARMGRRQELRIWTGLKELLEGNIAPAP; encoded by the coding sequence CGCCGTCGCGGAGGTCTTCGACTTCGTCGCCGACGAGTGCAACGAGCCGACGTACAACGCGCAGATGCGCCTCGCCGAGAAGATCTCGGAGGGACCCATCGGCGTGGGCACGCAGTACCGGGCGGAGGTCGTGAGCGGCGGCCGGCCCGTCTCGATGGTCATCGAGTTCAAGAAGTACGAGCGACCCCGGCTGCTCGCGTCGAAGACCACGATGCCCTCCATGGACATCGCCTACACCCTGACCTTCGAGCCCGTTTCGGAGGGCACCCGAATGGCGTGGTCGGGAGAGATCGAGCCGCACGGGATGCTCAAGCTGATGGGCCCGCTGGTGGCGCGGATGGGTCGGCGGCAGGAGCTGCGAATCTGGACCGGCCTGAAGGAGCTCCTCGAAGGGAACATCGCGCCTGCACCCTAG